TGGCGCTGGGGGACCTTCTGGAGAAGACCCGGCAGGTGGGGCGTGCTCTGCAGAACCGCCGCGAGGGGGATCCCCTGGATTACGTCAAGTTGGCCAAGCTGCTCTCGGAGTTTTCGACGGCCAATGTCTACATCGTGGATCAGTCGGGAAAACTTCTGGGATATACCTGGCTTCCCGAGTACGAGTCCCGGACGCTTCTGGAGAGCCTGAAGGAAGGGGCGATGCCGACGAGCCTGACCGACAAGATGAATCGTTATCGTGAATCCGTTATCTGCGACGAGGACGTCTTCCTCTTCGACGATCCCAGTACTGGAAGGAGGCCGGAGAAGCATCTGATGTACGTTCCCATCTACGGCGCCGCGGCGGAACGGCTGGGGACGGTCCTTCTGGTCCGTTTCCATGCGCCCTTCGTAGTTCGGGACGTGCTGCTGGCGGAGTACCTGGGGTCGCTCGTCGGTATCGAGATGCTCAACGATCGGAACCGCACCATCGAGGAGCACTCCCGCGACCGCATTGCCGTCCAGATGGCGATGCGCGCCCTCTCCTACTCGGAAATAGAGTCCATGAAGCACATCATCGCGGAGCTCGGGGGCCAGGAGGGGGTTGCCGTGGCCAGCAAGGTCGCGGATCGGGTCGGCGTGACCCGAAGCGTCATCGTCAACGCCCTGCGCAAGCTGGAGAGCGCCGGATTGATCGAGAGCCGCAGCCTGGGGATGAAGGGCACCTACATCAAGGTGCTCAGCCCCCTTTTCGTGGAGGAGCTGGGGGTGGCCTCCTCCACTCGCGTCGCCTACTGATCGTGTCGCCTACTGACGCGCGATCTTGCGGGCAGATGGTCGGGGCGGGGGATACGCGGCGGGAAAAGTACTCGCTTTTTACTCCGCGGGTCTCTCGCTGTAGTATAATTTGGGTGGAGAGGTGAGGAGCATGTTGGGCGAGTTCACCTGGAAAGTTTTGGAGAAGGATATGGAGGGTCTGGCACAGCGCTTTAAGGCCGTGTCGAGAAACGTCGCCAACGCGGATACCCCGGGTTACGCCCGGCGCAACGTCTCCTTCGAAGACCAGCTTCGGGATGTCATTCAATCGGGAAAGAAGCTGCGTATGACCGTTACGGACCCCGCTCATATCCCTACGCGTCCCCTCTGGGTCTCGGACGTAAAGCCGGTGGAGCTGAAGATACGCGATGAGGCGTATCGGCTGGACGGCAACAACGTCGACCCGGAGCGGGAGATGGCGGTCATGTCGGAGACGCGCATGATGTATAACGCCATGAACCGTCTGGCGGCCAAAAAATTTGCCATTTACCGCTCCGTCATATCGGGACGGTAGCTTTTTAAGGGGAGACCTCGGATCATGAGAATATTCGAGAGTATGGAGGTCGCGGGCAGCGCGCTGACGGCCCATCGTCTCTGGATGGACACGATATCCTCCAATTTGGCGAACATCAACACCACCCGCACCCTTGCGGGCGGTCCCTACAAGCGCAGGGTGCCGGTCTTCGCCGAGATGCTGGACAAGACGATCGGCGGGTATCGGGATATAGGGGGGGTTCGCGTCACGGAGATCACGGAGGACAAGACCCCGCCTCGCCTGGTTTATCAGCCGGAGCATCCGGACGCCAACGCCGAGGGGTATGTGGCCTTTCCGAACGTCAACCTGGTCCGGGAGATGACGGATATGCTTGTGGCGAGCCGTGCCTATGAGGCGAACCTTTCCGTGGCCACCAGCGCCCGCGATATGTGGAACGGCGCCCTGGAGGTCCTGCGCGGCTGAGCTCGTGAGGTACTTTTTGTTCTTTGTTTACTGACGACAATTCCGACGGATTCCCTCCGTCGGTTTTTTTGTTTTTTGCTTCTTTCTTTGTTTATGGGGAGGTTTGAACGTGCAGGGACGACAACGCCCCGTGGTGGGCGATTTGGATGGGTTGAAGGAGCTTTGGGAGAGCGGGGGAAGCGTGCATGACCGCGCCGGCGGCTCGGCTCGGGCCTGGATGTGTCCGGAAGGACGCATTGCGGCCATTTTCCCCGATGTGCGCCAGGCATCGGAGTTCGCCCTGGACCGTAAGGCGTTCTTTCCCGAGAGGCCCTTGTTCCGCCTCGCCGAGCTTCCCCTGACCCTGCAGACGATCGGCAGCCGGCCGCTTCTCCTCGAGCGGGGGGAGACGATTCGGCGCTGGACGTCGGAGGGCGGCGTTCTGGTCACGACCCCCGGGGCCCTGATATCCCCCTGTCTCATGGCCGATGGAGAGCTCCCCGTGACCTGCGGGGAGGAATATGCCAGGGACCGCCTGGTGGCCTGGCTCGAGCGCAGCGGATATCAGCGTGCGGACCTCGTCTGGTCGCCGGGGCAGTACGTCCTGCGCGGCTTCATCATGGACGTCTTCGATCCCGGCCACGCCCTTCCCCTGCGCTTCGAGTTCTTCGACGACGTCGTGGAACGAATAAGCGCCTTTCAACCGTCGACGCAGAAGACCGTGGCCGGGCTCGACGCGGTCTTTCTGCACAGCCTCTCTGGTGCGCAGGCCTTCATGCCGCCGGCCCTGCTGCCGGCCGACACTCGGGTCAT
The sequence above is a segment of the uncultured Fretibacterium sp. genome. Coding sequences within it:
- the flgB gene encoding flagellar basal body rod protein FlgB, whose protein sequence is MLGEFTWKVLEKDMEGLAQRFKAVSRNVANADTPGYARRNVSFEDQLRDVIQSGKKLRMTVTDPAHIPTRPLWVSDVKPVELKIRDEAYRLDGNNVDPEREMAVMSETRMMYNAMNRLAAKKFAIYRSVISGR
- the codY gene encoding GTP-sensing pleiotropic transcriptional regulator CodY, with the protein product MEKKAEKTRGSRKTGVKGRTTVALDDGKGNLLNAKALGVTDSDAVEVALGDLLEKTRQVGRALQNRREGDPLDYVKLAKLLSEFSTANVYIVDQSGKLLGYTWLPEYESRTLLESLKEGAMPTSLTDKMNRYRESVICDEDVFLFDDPSTGRRPEKHLMYVPIYGAAAERLGTVLLVRFHAPFVVRDVLLAEYLGSLVGIEMLNDRNRTIEEHSRDRIAVQMAMRALSYSEIESMKHIIAELGGQEGVAVASKVADRVGVTRSVIVNALRKLESAGLIESRSLGMKGTYIKVLSPLFVEELGVASSTRVAY
- the flgC gene encoding flagellar basal body rod protein FlgC, with translation MRIFESMEVAGSALTAHRLWMDTISSNLANINTTRTLAGGPYKRRVPVFAEMLDKTIGGYRDIGGVRVTEITEDKTPPRLVYQPEHPDANAEGYVAFPNVNLVREMTDMLVASRAYEANLSVATSARDMWNGALEVLRG